TGCCCACCTGCCACCCTGCTCTTGATGCTGACGTTNNNNNNNNNNNNNNNNNNNNNNNNNNNNNNNNNNNNNNNNNNNNNNNNNNNNNNNNNNNNNNNNNNNNNNNNNNNNNNNNNNNNNNNNNNNNNNNNNNNNNNNNNNNNNNNNNNNNNNNNNNNNNNNNNNNNNNNNNNNNNNNNNNNNNNNNNNNNNNNNNNNNNNNNNNNNNNNNNNNNNNNNNNNNNNNNNNNNNNNNNNNNNNNNNNNNNNNNNNNNNNNNNNNNNNNNNNNNNNNNNNNNNNNNNNNNNNNNNNNNNNNNNNNNNNNNNNNNNNNNNNNNNNNNNNNNNNNNNNNNNNNNNNNNNNNNNNNNNNNNNNNNNNNNNNNNNNNNNNNNNNNNNNNNNNNNNNNNNNNNNNNNNNNNNNNNNNNNNNNNNNNNNNNNNNNNNNNNNNNNNNNNNNNNNNNNNNNNNNNNNNNNNNNNNNNNNNNNNNNNNNNNNNNNNNNNNNNNNNNNNNNNNNNNNNNNNNNNNNNNNNNNNNNNNNNNNNNNNNNNTGACGTTGGCTCGCGCCTCCTTGGTGGCCACGCGGTTGGAGACGCGGCAGACGTAATCCCCAGCGTCAGCGGCAGCGAGGGGCCGCTGGAAGACGAGGGTGTCCCCCTTCACCCGCACGCCAGCGGGCAGCGGGGCGTTCAGCCTGCGGCACGACAGCACCATCAGCCCCCGGCATGCCCGGGCGGGCGGCAGCAGCGCCGCCGCCATCAAAGCCGGGGCTGCCAGTTCCCACGGCTGacgccctgccccggccctggcAGGGCCTGCCCGGGCATGGCACCACCTGCCGCGCTCGCCGCCGCGGCGGCCCTCGGCACAGGCACGCCTGGGCAGGGACACGGGTGGGGACGTGGCGGGGGGGGCACGGCAGGGACACGGGCACGCAGGGACACGGGGGCAACATGGCAGGGACATGAGCACAGGCAggggggacacagcagggacaTGGGATGTGACCAGGAcaggggcacaggcagggaacATGGCAGGGGACACTAGCGTGGGCAGGGGAGACACAGCAGGGACATGGGACATGGCAAGGACATaggcacaggcaggggatgTGGCAGGGGACACACTAGCATGGGCAggggggacacagcagggacacGGGCAGGGCATGCGGCAGGGACATGGGCAGGGGACACAGGAGGGACACGAACATGCTCTGGATGCCTGGCAGGGATAGAGGCACACGGGGACACGGCAGGGACACCAAGTGCATAGGAgggacagcagggctggtggcctCACCGTGTCCAGTTGTAGGCGGGCGGGGGGTTGCCATCCCCCAGGCAGGTCAGCGTGGCCCCCTCCATGCCCTCCTGCCACTCCTCCGTGTGCCCCAGCACAGAGGCGTCCGACAGGTCTGGGGACAAGGGGACAGTGAGGGGACAAGCAGGGACAGCTCCCATGGCCTCAGCGCGCTCCCTGGGCCTTTCATCTCCCCAATGTCCCTAAAGTCCTCCATGCAATGTGCCCCACTGCCCTCCATGTCCCCACGCCACCCACAGTCCCCACTCCCCATGCTCTTCATGTCCCCAACACCCTCCACCTCCCCGAGGCCCATTGTGACCTTCAAagccctccctgtccccagtgtCCCCGGTGCCCCCCATGATCTCCATGTCTCCAACGCCCCCCATGTCTTCCACATCCCTCAATGTCCCCCATGCCCATTGTCCCCAATGCCCCGTGTCCCCCAACCTTCCGCACGCTCTCCATGTCCCCAACACGCCCACATCCTTCGCCTCTCCCCGCGTCCCCCATTTCCCCCAATGCCCCCCACACCCATCATGTCCCCAACGCCCACTGCATCCCCCATGTCCTCCACATCTTTTAACGCTGCCCATGTCCCCAGTGCCCTCCATGTCCCCAATGCCCCCCCGCATCCCTCGACACCCCCCGTGCCCCGGTGCCGCACAGGCGACGCTGAGGAGGTGGGTGATCCTCTTCTCGTGGCGCAGCCCGGGGTGGGCCACCACGCAGGTCAGGCTCTTGCCATTCATGCTGCGCCCAGGCACCAGGAAGAACTCGCTGGTGACGGAGGCGGAGCGGGCGTGCGCCGAGCGGCGCGTGGCGTTGGTGCCCCGCACCTCCGTCTCCCAGCGCACCGATGGCACTGGGTTGCCCTCCGCCGTGCACGAGGCCGCCAGCGTCCGGCCCTGCCCCTCCTCCAGTGGTGGCCCCGGGTTCAGGATGGGCAGCGGAGGCACTGCAGGCGGCACCGGCGTCAGACCCACACTGGTGACACCAGAGCCACTGGCCCGAAACCCCGTCCCCAGCACAGCCGATGGGCGCCTGGTACTGCAGACCCGCCGTGCCCGTCAGGCATTGCTCACCGCCCCACAGCCATCACCCCACCGCTCTGTACCGCCACCCCCCGCTGCCCCACGCCCATCACCCACCACCCCGTGCCGAACACTGCTTGCCCACTGCCCCATCACCCCATGCCCACCACCCACCGTCCCATGCCTGCTGCCCCTTGCCCACCACCCTGTGCCCATTGCCCACCGCCCCATACCCAGCTCCCCTTGCCCACCAGCCCATCGCCCCATGCCCACCACCCTGCACCCATCACCCATGCCAACCGCCCCTTGCCCACCACACCACTACTGCCCACCACCCATcaccctgtgcctgctgcccatTGCACACCACCCCATGCCCAGCACCCATACCAACCACCCCTTGCCCGCCACCCCACTGCCCACTCCCCACcaccctgtgcctgctgcccctTGCCCACCACCCGTGCCCACCACCCGTGCCCATCACCATTTGTCTGCTGCCCTACAACCATCATCCCATCCTCATCACCCCCCGCCCCATGCCTGCTGCCCCTTgcccaccaccccctccccgggcaCTCACCCAGCACCTTGAGGGTGAGCCGCCCCTCAAAGTTGCCCAGGGGGAAGGTGATGAGGTGACACTCGTAATCGCCCTCGTCCCCCTGCACAGCGTTCCTCAGGATGATGGCACCGTCCTCCagcgcgccgcccgcccgccgcagcACCCGCCCAGCGTAGGGCTCCAGCACGTGCTCCCCGTGCTGCTGGTTGAGCACGGCCACCTCGGCGCCCTCCCCCGTCGGGCCCCGCTTCAGCCAGGTCACCTGCAccacctgctcctgctcctgcgcCCGGTACCGGCACGGCAGCACCACGTCCTGGCCCAGCACCGCCGTCACGCTGCGCTCCACCTCCACCACCCCGGAGCGGCAGCCTGCGGGCACCCAGGTTGGCACCGTGCGCTCGCTCGGCACACTTGTGCCGCCGCCGCGCGCTCCCCGGGCACACTCGTGCTGGCGCACACTTGTGCTGGCACTCACATCCACGCAGGAACACTTGGGCACACGCTTGCACTCACATCCGTGCAGGAACACTCAGGCACGCTTGTGCACACCTGTGCTGGCACCGACACCCATGCAGGAACACTCCAGCACGCTTGTGCTTGCACACGTCCACACTTGGGCAGGCTTGCACACACTTGTGCTTGCACACACTCACATGTGCTTGAGTGCACTCGTATACATCCAGCCATGCTTGGGGATGCTTCTGCACACTTTGGCACACTCAGAACATGCTTGTGCTTGCACATATCCACACGTTTCTTCAGGCACACTCACACAAGTTTGGGTACCCTTAACCCCACTTACGCACGCTTGCGCTTGCACACACTTGGGTGGACTGACATGCACACAGGCATGCTTGGGCACACTTGCGCACACTCCGGCACGCGTACCCTTGTGCTTCCACATGTCCGTGTGTTTCTCCAGGTGCTCTCACATACACTTGGGGACGCTTGTGCCTGCATGCCTGAGTACACTCACACACTCAGGTACAGTCGCATACGCTTGGGCACGCTCATATAAGCTTGGGTGCACCTGCACACTCGTGCGCACTTGTGTGCTCTGACATTCTCATATACATGCTGATGCACACCGGGGTGCACTTGGGTGTGCTTGCGCATGCTCATGCACACTCAGGCAAGCTTCCGCACACTCATGCACACCTGGATGAGCTCACACACGCTTCAGCACATTTATGCGTGCTCACACACACCTGGACACACTCTGGCACACTTGGGCATGCTCACATGTGCTCATGTCTGCTTAGGCAAGCTTGCACATTTACAGGCATGCTCATGCACACTTGAGCACGCTCCTGCCTGCCAAAGCACACTCGTACACTCTTATGCATGCGTGTACACCTTTGGATGCATTCATGTGTGCTTGGACATGCTCACACACACTCGTGTGCCCATAAGCACCCATGCATGCTTGGGTGTGCTCACGCATGCCCATCATGCTTGAGCACACTTGCACATCCCTGGACACAGTTGTGCACACTCCTGCACGCTCAGGCATGCTTAAACATGCTCATGTATGACGGGGCATCCTTGTGCCAGCAGAGACACGCTCACACACACTTGGGCATGCTCACACGGGCACAGACACACTTGCAGACATACGTGTGCACTTGTGCATGCTCGCACACACACGCTAACATCCACACACGCTTGTGCATGCTCTTACACTCACTCAGGCACCCACAGGCAGGCACATGCACCCCACACTCACCTGTGCTCGGGCACACTTGTGCACGCTTGCACACACCCAGACACACTCAGGGCAGCTCATGCTCGCTCTGACGCGCTCACACGTTCCCGGGCGCGCTCCCGTGTGCTGGCCGCGCGTGCAAGGTGGCGGGTGtcggggcggggctggggcccaCCCAGCCGCTCGGCGACGCCGGGGGAAGCGGCTGGGCCGGCGCGGCCAGAACAACCGGCTGGCGCGGATGCCGGGCGCTGCCGCGGCTTGCGGAGGgctcccgcccccgccggccccggggccTCCCCACCGAGCCCCCCGCCGTGCCCGGCCTAATTACATACCaccaccccactccccccccccgaTTAGTCGCCGgattaattaaataattgcggcgctgcccggcccgTGAGTCACAGCCgcgctgctcctgccctgcctcagtttccccctgCGTGGCGACGGGGGGCCGGGGGTCCCGGCGGGGTGGGGGCCGTTGCCGTCGGGGCTGGCGGGtggcccccgccgcggggcgtCCCCGCCCAACCGGGCCGAGCGCGTGGGAACGGAGCCGGGAACCGGCTCAACCGGATCCCGCGGCCCCCACGCCCCGGCCGGGCTCGCGCCCGCGGGATCAGCATCGGGGAggcgggggtcccggggggcGGGGGTCCCGGGGGCTACACGCCCACGCGTGTGCGCGGCCCCGCGTTGCCCCTTGGCACCTGGGGCTGTGCGCACACACAgacgcacacacagacacacacgcgTGTGCACGCTTGTGCCCCTCGTGAACGCACGCGCGCGTGTGCAGCCCCCCCAGGACACGCGCATTcacggacacacacacacacacccccccgcAAAGGGGTCACACGCGCGTCCTTGCCCCACGCGCAGTGCACACGcgtgtgcacgcacacacacccgGGGGGCCCATAAGCCTGACACCCAGCGATGGGCACGATGCTGCTCCGTGCCCCCGACCCCCCCcgaggtggggggagggggcagcaccCCCTGCGGTGACGTCACCCAGCCCGTTCCCACGGCTCCTGCACcactggggaaactgaggcacggcaCCGGGGGTGAGGCCGGCagctgacacccccccccccccccgcccccttgGGTGCGGCACCCAGCGCGGCACAGCTCGGTGGGGGGGTGCTAGCCCACCCCCCAAAGCGTGGGAGGGAGCGCGGACCCCCCCAGGCAGCCCGGTGTCCCCGCACTGTCCCCAGTGGGCTGTACCGAGTTCCCACGGTGTCGTGTGTGCGTGTCGCGTGTACCCAGAAGGGTCCCCCGCCTAGCTTCCCCGTGGGGGGGGGGCACGCGGACGTAGAGGTGCGCGCACACGGACACGCACAAGGGTGCACGCACACGCGTGTGCGGCGCCCACGGCGCAACCCCCGGCACGGCGCGACCCCGGCCGGGCACACGGACGCGCACACGGACGCGCAGACACAGGTGCGCGGAGCCACAGGTGCACACGCGAAAgcacacacgtacacacacgcgtgtgcgcacacacacacacgcacacgcacacacacacgcacacacgcgtgtgcgcacacacacacacgcacacacacacgcacacacgcgtgtgcgcacacacacacgcacacacacacacacgcacacacgcgtgtgcgcacacacacacacgcacacacacacacacgcacacacgcgtgtgcgcacacacacacacgcacacacacacacacgcacacacgcgtgtgcgcgcacacacacacacacacactccccccgCTCCACCAGTGCACACGCGTGTGCGCCCCGCTTCCCGCGgccctgcccgctccccccgccccgggactGCCGgtgcccccggccgcccccgccccccccacccccccccagcccggagCAGCTGGGGCCGGTTCCCCACCCCGCGGTCctgctcccccccgccccggtccGCCCGGCCCCTGCCCGGT
Above is a window of Falco biarmicus isolate bFalBia1 chromosome 19, bFalBia1.pri, whole genome shotgun sequence DNA encoding:
- the NECTIN4 gene encoding nectin-4 isoform X1; this encodes MAPRGMRPGTPFLLLFLLLLATGCRSGVVEVERSVTAVLGQDVVLPCRYRAQEQEQVVQVTWLKRGPTGEGAEVAVLNQQHGEHVLEPYAGRVLRRAGGALEDGAIILRNAVQGDEGDYECHLITFPLGNFEGRLTLKVLVPPLPILNPGPPLEEGQGRTLAASCTAEGNPVPSVRWETEVRGTNATRRSAHARSASVTSEFFLVPGRSMNGKSLTCVVAHPGLRHEKRITHLLSVAYLSDASVLGHTEEWQEGMEGATLTCLGDGNPPPAYNWTRLNAPLPAGVRVKGDTLVFQRPLAAADAGDYVCRVSNRVATKEARANVSIKSRVADNEVRRVDLVSASVVVVGVIAAVLLCVLVVVVVVMTLYHKRKTKRISEKYEEELTLTRENSIRRLHSSHSTDTRTQLEETLQLRAESRQGSLRGDSLRGTSICSAMSEEPEGRSYSTLSTVREIETQTEVPAAPLLPTLAGKEPKEEEEDGGGSGGDDPIKQAMTHFVQENGMLQAKPTTNGIYINGRGHLV
- the NECTIN4 gene encoding nectin-4 isoform X2 translates to MWVLLLPLGLGSALLPPGCRSGVVEVERSVTAVLGQDVVLPCRYRAQEQEQVVQVTWLKRGPTGEGAEVAVLNQQHGEHVLEPYAGRVLRRAGGALEDGAIILRNAVQGDEGDYECHLITFPLGNFEGRLTLKVLVPPLPILNPGPPLEEGQGRTLAASCTAEGNPVPSVRWETEVRGTNATRRSAHARSASVTSEFFLVPGRSMNGKSLTCVVAHPGLRHEKRITHLLSVAYLSDASVLGHTEEWQEGMEGATLTCLGDGNPPPAYNWTRLNAPLPAGVRVKGDTLVFQRPLAAADAGDYVCRVSNRVATKEARANVSIKSRVADNEVRRVDLVSASVVVVGVIAAVLLCVLVVVVVVMTLYHKRKTKRISEKYEEELTLTRENSIRRLHSSHSTDTRTQLEETLQLRAESRQGSLRGDSLRGTSICSAMSEEPEGRSYSTLSTVREIETQTEVPAAPLLPTLAGKEPKEEEEDGGGSGGDDPIKQAMTHFVQENGMLQAKPTTNGIYINGRGHLV